The DNA region ACAGAGACGGTGACAGTTTCGGTCGTCGCTCGCGACCTGACGGCGCTCCGGGCGGCGCTCAACACCTGGTTCTCACTGGTCGACGTCGCGGAGCGAGCGACGGCGGTCGGGGAGCGATACCGGAGTCTCGAGACGAACGAGGCGGACGAGACGGATCGTTCGGGTGGCGACGACAGCCACGACAGCCACGACGGCGATGGCTGACGACGCCACCCGCTCACCGTTCGAGCGGCCCCCGACCGAGGACTCGACGTCCCACCCCATCGAAACCTGGCAGCTGACGCCGACGAACTCGAGACTTCTCCGTGGGTTGTTGTACGCCTCCTGGACGATTTCGGGTGGGTTCGTCGTCCTGCTCGCCACGCTCTCCGCGTTTCTCGCCCTCGAGGGTGCGGTTCCTTCGCGTGCAGGTTCGATGCCGGGTCTCACAGTCGTCGTGGTCGTCGCCCTCGTCGTCACCCTCGCCGGATTTGGCTGGCTCCTCACGCGACTCGTTCGCTGTCGACACGGCCGCACCTTCCTCCGACTTCGCGCGCCGGAACCGAGCGATCCGACCCGATCCGTCGTCGAACACGCGCCGATCCGATCGCTCGTCGCGTTCGCCGGTGTCGGCGCCGTGATCCACGCGGGCGGCTTCGCACTCGTTCTCAGTCTCGAGCGATCCTCGTTCTGGTACCTGCTCCCCGTCGGTGCCGTGTATGCAATCCTCGTCGCCGTTCGCTGGTGGCTGCCGACCGCCAGTCGCCTCACCGACGACGTCCTGGTCGTGACGTCGTTTCCCCACGAGGGGGCCGCCGGCAGTCGCTGGTTCGGCACACTCGAGACGACGCTCGAGATCGATCGGGCGTCGATCCAACGGGTTCGGGCGCGGTCGCTGGGCGAGACGACACTTGTGTGGCTCGACCGCGGTCGATCCGCGTCCGTCGTCGCGGCCGTCCCACCGTCCGTTCGTGACCGTCTCGAGGGGTGACGTGACTCCCGTCGAACGCAGCGACGGGAGGTGAATCGACTCACGGGACGCAAAGCTTGGCTTTATCAGTGCGGAGGGCAACCGTCGAGACATGCAAGGCAATCTGCCACCGGAGGCACAGGAGAAGATCGAACAGCTCCAGGACCTGCAGGAGACGGCACAGACCGTCGCCGTCCAGAAGCAGGAAGCCGAGTCCTCGCTCGACGACGCGCAGGCTGCCCTCGAGGAACTCGAGGACGTCGACGACGACACCACGATGTACCGCCAGGTCGGCGAACTGTTCGTCCAGACCGAGTACGACGAGGCCCAGGACCAGCTCGAGGAGAAAACCGACACCCTCGAGATTCGTCTCGAAACCCTCGAGAAGCAAGAAGAGCGCGTCCAGACGCAGTTCGAGAGCCTCCAGGAGGAACTCCAGAACCTGCTGGGCGGTGGCGGCATGGGCGGGCCCGCCGGTCCGGGCGGCCCGGGCGCCGGCGGCGCGTAGATGCCGACCAGCGAATCGGCACCCGAGGACGAGGCGGTCGTCCAGACCGCCGCTGACGCCGCCGAAGACGTCATCTTCTCGGCGTACAAGCAGTCGGCCGTCCGCGACTACGACGTCACCGTCGTGTTCGAGGAGAGCGTCCTCGAAGTCGACGTCTACCTGAACGTGCCGGACGACGCGGGCGAACGGAACCCGGATGCCGTCGCGGACGAGGCGGCCCTCGCCGCCCGGTCGGCGGTCGACGACCTGTTCGGCGAGTGAGCGGCGCCTCGAGCGAATTTTTGACGGTGAACCCCGACCAGAGCGTGCAAACTGATTGCACACTACCCCAACGGTTTTTACGGTACCCGTCGAGGCTCGAGTCGAGACGAATGGAGACCCTTTCTTTTCACTGACCGGGATTCTCACCCGACGGGATCCGCGCGGCGCGTTCGGCTACCGCCCGTAGCGGCATCGGTCGGTCGCTAGTCTATCGCTAGTCGGTCGCAAGTCGCTCGCCCGCTGATCCGCACGACTCGTTCGCGTCGAGAACCCCGGACTCGAGGACGTCTCGAGCGGCAGCGTTCCCATTCGCGCAGATTGCGACGAATCTATCGCCGCCGAACCGTTTCCGACCAGGTCGTGGCGACCTGGTCACCCACCGTCGACACATGTCACGACCGAGTGCAAACACGTCCACGAACCGCCCGCCAAAATCCGCCGTCGTCGTCGCCCGCGAGCCGACGACGCCGGTCGAAACGGCCGAAATCGAATCGCTCGCCCGAAGCGCCGGCTACGGCGTCGTCGACGCGGTCACCCAGCCCGGCCACCCCGATTCCGGGACGTACCTCGGGGCGGGTCGGCTCGACGACGTCGCCGAAACGGTCGCCTCGAGCGCCGCGTCGACGGTCGTCGTCGGCGACCGACTCACCCCGGGTCAACACCACGCCATCGAATCGACGTTGCCCGACGAAACGAGCGTCCTGGATCGCTACCGACTCGTCCTCGACATCTTCGAGGCGGGGGCGAGTTCCCGCCGAGCGAGCCTCCAGGTCGAACTCGCCCAACTTCGCTACGATCTGCCCCGACTGGTCGCCGCGAGCGACGAGGGGATGCTCAACCGGGTAACCGAGAGCGGGACGCCAGTCTACGACGTCCGCGACCGAATCTCTCGGCTCGAGCGCCGACTGGCCGAACTCCCGGATCCGGCCGAACAGTTCCGCGAGCGTCGCCGCGAGGAGGGCTTCGACCTCGTGACCATCGCTGGCTACACGAACGCCGGGAAGTCGACGCTGTTGCACCGACTGGCGGACGAG from Natronosalvus rutilus includes:
- a CDS encoding prefoldin subunit beta, with product MQGNLPPEAQEKIEQLQDLQETAQTVAVQKQEAESSLDDAQAALEELEDVDDDTTMYRQVGELFVQTEYDEAQDQLEEKTDTLEIRLETLEKQEERVQTQFESLQEELQNLLGGGGMGGPAGPGGPGAGGA
- a CDS encoding DUF3194 domain-containing protein, whose amino-acid sequence is MPTSESAPEDEAVVQTAADAAEDVIFSAYKQSAVRDYDVTVVFEESVLEVDVYLNVPDDAGERNPDAVADEAALAARSAVDDLFGE
- a CDS encoding KEOPS complex subunit Pcc1 produces the protein MFPHDATLEFEYESPTRATTVAEAVAREVGEIDEDRSRTTIDRDTETVTVSVVARDLTALRAALNTWFSLVDVAERATAVGERYRSLETNEADETDRSGGDDSHDSHDGDG